Proteins from a genomic interval of Amycolatopsis sp. cg13:
- a CDS encoding TIGR04222 domain-containing membrane protein, producing MNGFWAALSPIYLVYAATAVGMVSILATGKDKLATRASAPESAAVPRDAYDVAYLADGRPRVVETAIAALLARGQLQVGPRGEVAAAGPPPASPPLEHAVHQAAGRGFLASWIARSSAVKAAIRTLETDLVQRRLVSRRRPLTSLGYTLTGIAVVVLAIGVARLVYDVGRSHLNVMVLLVFIEIGLTLWLCLVGSQRITKKFGERTVKSLPPTTAGATVLAQAEQQGAGGPGSGPAELVALGGLAAYPDKRIAGGLMPI from the coding sequence GTGAACGGATTCTGGGCGGCGTTGAGCCCGATCTATCTCGTCTATGCGGCCACCGCCGTGGGCATGGTGAGCATTCTGGCCACTGGCAAGGACAAGCTGGCCACGCGGGCGTCAGCGCCGGAGTCAGCCGCCGTGCCGCGCGATGCCTACGACGTCGCGTACCTGGCCGACGGGCGACCTCGGGTGGTGGAAACCGCGATCGCGGCACTGCTCGCGCGCGGCCAGTTGCAGGTCGGACCACGGGGAGAGGTCGCCGCCGCCGGTCCGCCACCGGCGTCGCCGCCGCTCGAACATGCCGTGCACCAGGCGGCCGGTCGAGGGTTCCTGGCGTCGTGGATAGCGCGGTCCTCGGCGGTCAAGGCCGCGATCCGGACGCTCGAAACCGATCTGGTCCAGCGGCGACTGGTCAGCCGGCGCAGGCCGTTGACGAGCCTCGGGTACACGCTGACCGGGATCGCCGTGGTCGTGCTGGCGATCGGCGTGGCGCGGCTGGTGTACGACGTCGGCCGGTCTCACCTGAACGTCATGGTGCTGCTTGTTTTCATCGAGATCGGGCTGACGCTCTGGCTCTGTCTCGTCGGCAGTCAGCGGATCACGAAGAAATTCGGCGAGCGGACGGTGAAGTCGCTGCCGCCGACGACTGCTGGGGCGACGGTGCTCGCACAGGCCGAACAGCAGGGCGCTGGAGGCCCTGGTTCAGGACCGGCGGAGCTCGTCGCGCTGGGCGGGCTGGCGGCTTATCCGGACAAGCGGATCGCGGGAGGGCTTATGCCGATTTAG
- a CDS encoding CoA transferase yields MQDVLAGAWQSLAGEPLPAVSLTGDESVLPGHFRVPAMASASIAAATLSAGELLRLRGIDPGTVSVDTRHAAAAFRSEQLLRIDGEPAPSPWGPIACDYRAADGWIKLHCNTPRHEAAVCWALGVPATREAVTKTVAAKSMAEVESAVVTAGGAAALMRSREDWLAHPQGQAVAELPLVELDRIGDAPKRTLFDSDRPMGGVRVLELTHVLAGPVAGRVLAAHGANVLHVGAAHLPRIPMLTMDTGQGKRSAFVALDTEGGRAKLKKLIARADVLVQSFRPGALARIGLGPEQLAELRPGLVVADISAYGWTGPWARRRGFDSLVQMSSGIAEEYATDAPAPLPAQALDHATGWLTAAAIMTAIRRTVTDGGSWHARLSLAGTGRWLDSLGRKDPEPSEVDYTDLLETVDSDFGQMTRVRMAGELPGAPPHWDHPSHKPGADTAVWSPVVPQPVS; encoded by the coding sequence GTGCAGGACGTACTAGCCGGGGCCTGGCAGTCGCTCGCCGGGGAACCGCTGCCCGCCGTGTCCTTGACCGGCGACGAATCCGTGCTGCCCGGGCACTTCCGGGTCCCGGCCATGGCGAGCGCCAGCATCGCCGCGGCCACGCTGTCCGCCGGTGAACTGCTGCGCCTGCGCGGGATCGACCCCGGCACCGTGTCGGTCGATACCCGGCACGCCGCGGCCGCGTTCCGCAGCGAGCAGTTGCTGCGCATCGACGGCGAACCCGCGCCGAGCCCGTGGGGCCCCATCGCGTGCGACTACCGCGCCGCCGACGGCTGGATCAAGCTGCACTGCAACACCCCACGGCATGAAGCGGCGGTCTGCTGGGCGCTGGGCGTCCCGGCGACCCGCGAAGCGGTGACCAAGACCGTAGCCGCGAAATCCATGGCAGAGGTCGAATCCGCCGTGGTGACCGCAGGCGGCGCGGCAGCATTGATGCGCTCGCGCGAGGACTGGCTGGCGCACCCGCAAGGCCAGGCCGTCGCGGAACTGCCCCTGGTCGAACTGGACCGAATCGGCGACGCGCCAAAGCGCACGCTGTTCGACTCGGACCGCCCCATGGGCGGCGTCCGCGTGCTGGAGCTGACGCACGTGCTCGCCGGCCCGGTCGCAGGCCGCGTGCTGGCCGCGCACGGCGCGAACGTGCTGCACGTCGGTGCCGCGCACCTGCCGCGGATCCCCATGCTGACCATGGACACCGGCCAGGGCAAACGCTCCGCCTTCGTAGCGCTCGACACCGAGGGCGGCCGCGCGAAGCTGAAGAAGCTCATCGCCCGCGCGGACGTCCTCGTCCAATCGTTCCGCCCCGGCGCACTAGCCCGGATCGGCCTCGGCCCGGAACAACTCGCCGAACTGCGCCCCGGCCTGGTGGTCGCGGACATCTCGGCCTACGGCTGGACCGGCCCGTGGGCCCGCCGCCGCGGCTTCGACAGCCTCGTGCAGATGTCGTCCGGCATCGCCGAGGAGTACGCCACCGACGCTCCCGCTCCGCTGCCCGCCCAAGCACTCGACCACGCCACGGGTTGGCTGACCGCCGCCGCGATCATGACGGCAATCCGCCGCACAGTCACCGACGGCGGCAGCTGGCACGCCCGCCTGTCCCTCGCCGGCACCGGACGATGGCTGGATTCCTTGGGCCGCAAGGACCCGGAACCGTCCGAAGTGGACTACACGGACCTTCTCGAGACGGTCGACAGCGACTTCGGCCAGATGACCCGGGTGCGGATGGCCGGAGAACTGCCGGGCGCGCCGCCGCACTGGGACCACCCGTCGCACAAGCCTGGCGCGGACACGGCGGTGTGGTCGCCGGTTGTGCCGCAGCCAGTCTCGTGA
- the hemQ gene encoding hydrogen peroxide-dependent heme synthase yields the protein MARLNYNELNDTIRYTTWSVFRIEPGKLGEDRGAAGRETAEYLDGLEAKGVVVRGVYDVSGLRADADYMIWWHAEEIEQVQAAYTGFRRTPLGRASTPVWSQTALHRPAEFNKSHVPAFLAGEEARKYICVYPFVRSYDWYLLPDEDRRKMLADHGKEARDYPDVRANTVASFALGDYEWILAFEADELHRIVDLMRHLRNTEARRHVRVEIPFYTGTKVPPAELVAALP from the coding sequence ATGGCGCGGCTGAATTACAACGAACTCAACGACACGATCCGCTACACCACGTGGTCGGTCTTCCGGATCGAACCGGGGAAGTTGGGGGAGGACCGCGGCGCCGCGGGCCGCGAGACGGCCGAGTACCTCGACGGGCTCGAGGCGAAGGGCGTCGTCGTCCGGGGTGTCTATGACGTGTCCGGCCTCCGTGCCGACGCGGACTACATGATCTGGTGGCACGCCGAGGAGATCGAGCAGGTCCAGGCCGCCTACACCGGCTTCCGGCGCACGCCGCTCGGCCGCGCGTCCACGCCGGTCTGGAGCCAGACCGCGCTGCACCGGCCCGCCGAGTTCAACAAGAGCCATGTGCCCGCGTTCCTGGCCGGCGAAGAGGCGCGCAAGTACATCTGCGTGTACCCGTTCGTCCGGTCCTACGACTGGTACCTGCTGCCCGACGAAGACCGCCGCAAGATGCTGGCCGACCACGGCAAGGAGGCGCGGGACTACCCGGACGTGCGTGCCAACACCGTCGCGTCGTTCGCGCTCGGCGACTACGAGTGGATCCTCGCCTTCGAGGCCGACGAACTGCACCGGATCGTGGATTTGATGCGCCACCTGCGCAACACCGAGGCCCGTCGCCACGTGCGCGTCGAGATCCCGTTCTACACCGGCACGAAGGTGCCGCCCGCCGAGCTCGTCGCGGCTCTGCCGTAA
- the hemG gene encoding protoporphyrinogen oxidase, with protein MKHVAVVGGGISGLAAAYRLRRLLGDRVTITVFESTAAIGGKLRTAEVGGVSYDVGAEAFLARRPELVSLVNEVGLADRLVHPTKARAKIHAGGSVQSLPPGTVMGVPASADSVAGVLSDDGLRAVEKERSLGPVELGDGDVLLGPLLRTRFGDELVDRLVDPLLGGVYAGGADGLGLLATMPGLANAIEGGAGSLTEAASSLLPKTPGTAPVFGSLTGGLRGLLDQLLELSGAELRTSSTIRTLTRTPSGWRLEFGAAAPAHAPADSPVDADAVLLAVPAPAARKLLDGVVPAASTAFGEVELASMAVVAFAFPPGTELPEASGILIGAGERDAEGVPYASKAFTFSSNKWAHLGGSGPVLVRGSVGRFGEPGALNGDDDALVAAVRADLARLAGVTAKPIDTLVTRWGGGLPQYGTGHLERVTRIETAVADIPGLAVAGATLHGVGLPACVATADAAARRIAEQLFV; from the coding sequence GTGAAGCACGTCGCGGTCGTCGGCGGCGGGATCTCCGGGCTGGCCGCGGCGTACCGGCTTCGTCGGCTGCTCGGCGACCGGGTCACGATCACTGTTTTCGAGAGCACGGCCGCGATCGGCGGGAAACTGCGCACGGCAGAGGTCGGCGGAGTCAGCTACGACGTCGGAGCCGAAGCCTTCCTCGCCCGGCGGCCCGAGCTGGTCTCGCTGGTCAACGAGGTCGGTCTGGCCGACCGCCTGGTGCATCCGACGAAGGCGCGCGCCAAAATCCACGCGGGCGGTTCGGTGCAGAGCCTGCCGCCCGGCACCGTGATGGGCGTCCCGGCGTCCGCCGATTCGGTCGCAGGCGTGCTGTCTGACGACGGACTGCGCGCGGTCGAGAAGGAACGTTCGCTCGGCCCGGTCGAGCTGGGCGACGGCGACGTGCTGCTCGGGCCGCTGCTGCGGACCCGGTTCGGAGACGAGCTGGTGGACCGGCTGGTCGACCCGCTGCTGGGCGGCGTGTACGCGGGCGGAGCCGACGGCTTGGGCCTCCTCGCGACGATGCCCGGCCTGGCCAACGCGATCGAGGGCGGCGCGGGTTCGCTCACCGAGGCTGCCTCCTCGCTGCTGCCGAAAACACCAGGCACCGCACCGGTTTTCGGCAGCCTCACCGGCGGGCTGCGGGGATTGCTCGACCAGCTGCTGGAGCTTTCCGGCGCTGAACTGCGCACTTCATCGACGATCCGCACGCTGACCCGGACGCCGTCCGGCTGGCGTCTGGAGTTCGGTGCCGCCGCCCCCGCGCACGCGCCCGCCGACAGCCCCGTTGACGCGGACGCGGTGCTGCTCGCGGTGCCCGCCCCAGCCGCGCGGAAGCTGCTCGACGGCGTGGTCCCGGCGGCTTCGACGGCGTTCGGCGAGGTCGAACTGGCGTCGATGGCGGTCGTCGCGTTCGCGTTCCCGCCGGGCACTGAACTGCCCGAAGCGTCCGGAATCCTCATCGGCGCGGGGGAGCGGGATGCGGAAGGCGTGCCGTACGCGTCCAAGGCGTTCACGTTTTCGTCGAACAAGTGGGCTCACCTCGGCGGCTCCGGACCGGTGCTGGTGCGCGGTTCGGTCGGCCGGTTCGGCGAGCCCGGCGCGCTGAACGGCGACGACGATGCGCTAGTCGCGGCGGTCCGCGCGGATCTGGCCCGGCTCGCGGGCGTCACCGCGAAGCCGATCGACACCCTGGTGACGCGCTGGGGCGGCGGCCTCCCGCAATACGGCACCGGGCACCTGGAGCGGGTGACGCGGATCGAGACGGCAGTGGCGGACATCCCAGGCTTGGCCGTGGCGGGCGCCACGCTGCACGGCGTCGGGCTGCCGGCCTGCGTGGCCACGGCCGATGCCGCCGCGCGGCGGATCGCGGAGCAGCTCTTCGTGTGA